A stretch of DNA from Takifugu flavidus isolate HTHZ2018 chromosome 13, ASM371156v2, whole genome shotgun sequence:
TCATGGGCGTGTGACTGTAAAATTGTAAATGGATTcgtttataaataaagatttcattttattttcggTCTGACGTCATTTATATGCGACAGCGCTAATAGATGTTTGATTTCCTGTTTGTAGTTTTTATATGCCTCCTCCTTACCTTGGCAGGGCGACAGAATGGATAACGCCATCATCGTTAGCTTCATAAGCTGTGTACTTCTTGGTTCCTGCACGTCGTCTCCTCCGAATTTCGTCCTCCTCTTCGCAGATGATTTGGGTTTTGGGGACTTGGGCTGTTACGGACACCCGACGTCCCTCACTCCGAACCTGGACCGCCTCGCAGCAGGAGGACTCCGGTTTACTGATTTCTACTGCACCAGCCCGGTCTGCAGCCCGTCCAGGTGTCCACAGAACAAGCCCACACATATGTTGGATATATCTATAATATCAGGAGTTTTGGGCTTTTTAGATTTTGAAGTCAGTCTCAGCATGACGTGATCACAATTGTCCaaacaggtttatttttaaaagcctaCATTTCACTACAGTGCGCATTTTAAATAGAAAATGATGTTTGGATCGTATAGAAAAGACTTCCAAAAATCCACAGCAGCTTTGGAGTCTTTTTGATATTTACTTTGTCAAAGGCCAAAGGCTGCAGGACATTGGTCAGTCGTTTTTATTAGAGAATATAATACAACCTTTGTGTTTGAGTCAAAGAATAAGTTCATGTTTatgtattcatttttttcctgtcaACTGGAGGAAACTAACAAAGTAGACATTatgaaatatatatgtatattatgTTTTAAGCTTCCCTGGATGGGCTGCCATTGCATGGAGCATATCCAGAAGATGGCAAAATAATGCAGAAAAACCTCTAAAGAACTGCAGCCTCACTTGACTCAACCAGTAGCAGTGTGACCTCCTGGGGCGGCTTTGTCACTTCGGGACACGGAGAACTTCCTGCCCTAAAGGGGTTGATAATTCTGCTCTGAATGTTGAAATCAAATCCGCTCAAATGACAATCGCATTCACTTAAACTCAAGATTGCCTGTAGGTGGTAAGAGAAGGTTTAGTACCACCATGAGCAAAGgtacagacaggaaacaggacatttAGGTTAAAAAGGTTTGTATGCACATCACACACGTCTCCTTGACAACAATGTGGAAGAGTCACTGCCGGTTACCACAAACTGGCACCACTGAGAGAGAGACTCAAGCGTCAGGACATGAACTGACATATTTTACCATATTCTGAGATGTTTCTGTCAAACTCAGCGGGACTCCAAGTTTCTAATCTCACTGCTCAATACTGTCCTTATGTTGCTTTGGTGGTTCTCAGGGCATCCCTGCTGACAGGCCGCTATCAGACTCGCTCAGGCGTCTACCCGGGAGTGTTATACCCGGGCTCCAGGGGCGGGCTCCCTCTGAATGAGACCACCATCGCCGAAGTACTGAAACCTCTGGGCTACGCCACTGCCGCTGTGGGGAAGTGGCACCTTGGAATCGGAGCAAACGGGACATTTCTTCCCACCAGGCAGGGGTTTGACCAGTACCTCGGCATCCCTTACTCCCACGACATGGTGAGCGATGAAAAGCTGATCTGTTTTGACACGTcaatgtaaataataataaataatctcTGTCTTTTTTAGGGACCCTGTCAGAATTTGACCTGTTTCCCACCGGATGTAAAGTGCTTCGGTTTGTGCGATGTGGGCACCGTGACTGTCCCGCTGATGTACAATGAGGTCATCAAGCAGCAGCCAGTGAACTTCCTGGATCTGGAGAACGCGTACAGAGACTTTGCAAGTGATTTTATTTCCACGTCAGCCAAGAAGAGACAACCTTTCTTCCTCTACTTTCCTTCTCATGTAAGCAAACGGTCCCACCATTATGAATTCGTTTAAACCGACTTCGTTTGTCCTGGCAGAATAAGCACTGTGATTTTATAAGTCAACTTTAGAAACTTAAATTAGAATTGCTGGTTTAACATATGAGTGAGACAGTAAAAACTGAACTGCGCGAGTTGTAAAATGGAAACATGATGATGAAATAAAATGGGAGCTAACTGGCAGAAAGTTAGGGCAGTCTTAGAGTTCCTACATGTGCCTCCCTTTTGCCTCTTGCAGCACACCCACTACCCCCAGTTTGctggtccaggagctgctggaatgTCTCTGAGAGGCCCATTTGGAGATGCGCTGTTGGAGCTTGACAACACGATAGGAAGCCTTCTTGAAACTCTGGAGGGGACAGGAGTGCTCAACAACACGCTTATCTTATTCACATCAGACAATGGGTTGGTTTTGTGATTCCTTATAGTGAATGTATGTATTGCTTTGATGATGGAGCAGTGGAGCAGTGTGAGGACACCTCTCCTCCTGTGTCTCAGGCCTGAACTCATGCGTATGTCCCGAGGAGGCAACGCCGGTCCTCTGAGGTGTGGCAAAGGCACTACGTATGAGGGGGGCATGAGAGAGCCGGCCATTGCCTACTGGCGGGGGATCATTCAACCAGGTCAGGACACTTTGGAAAACCATAAAACTTCCATTTTTGATCAGGCCTGGAAGTATCTGTTTTACTCTGACAGGCCTCATTTAGcattgttttcattcattttcgGTTCAAACTGGTGCTTTTAAGTATAAACACGGGTACAACCAGAGCATTATTCACTGCAGCTTTTCTGTAGGTGTTACCCATGAAATGGCCAGTACGCTGGATATTCTCCCCACTATTGCAAGTCTGGCAGGAGCCAAACTGCCCCAAGTGATGCTCGATGGGGTTGATATGTCAAATATTCTGTTCAGCCAGGGAAAGGTAGCCATACAATTTagtaaataattgaaataatgCACTTGTGAGGCTGATGGTAAGATTTTTTTCTCCAGAGTAAAAGGGAGACCATGATGTTCTATCCCACAAACCCCAGTGAGACGTATGGTGTCTTCGCCATCAGGTTGGAAAAATACAAGGCCCACTTTTATACACAAGGTGGGGAATGTTTCTTGTGTACAGGCTCGCACTGTTCTATGAAGGCCGCAGCAGCACTTTTGACTGCATCTCTTTATTTCTCGTGCATCAGGCGCCTCCCACAGCGGCACCACCCCCGACCAAGACTGCTCCATATTTGCAAGCCTGACGGTCCACGACCCCCCTCTTCTGTTTGACCTGGAGGCCGATCCATCGGAGCACTACCCTCTCTCACTGGACAAGAGACCTGACCTGCAAGCAGTGCTGGGAAGGATCAGGAAAGTCAAGGAACAGTTTGAAGGCTCCATGGTGTTTGGAGAAAGCCAGATATCCAAAGGAACAGACCCGAGTCTGGAGCCGTGCTGCAGCCCTCAGTGTGAACCCAAACCcaactgctgccactgctgatgggggggcctCTTAAAATGGACCGCATCAGTTTTCCACCTCCAGTTTTTAGGTGATTCATTGCTGTGCTGTAGAGGCTTTACTCTTcataatgaaaataaacactATCAGTGTCCTCAGTGAGGAGATGAGCTTGTCTCATACTGACTCGACTAATGCGTGAAGTGATTTCCATTCTTTATTAGAGGACTTATCTATTTTCCACCTCAACACGATGTCAAATCCTAACATATCCATATGAAAACGTTCATGTAGATGTGAACCAGACAACAAAGATTTCAGACATCAAGCATATATTTTATTCATAAGACCAAACCCATGACAAGGCAGTgtgatcattttttttaattttttttttttcccctggaaTTTTaagtctttgtttttaaagatagAAGTTAGGATATGTTTATTCTGTCACACACTGTGTTGATCTAGGTATATTGTGAGGAACCTTGTTACCGTAGTGAAGCCGATAGTTTGGTTTAACTCACAGCGGCTATATTGGACTATATTATCCTCAGAGGTTGATTTTTGTGCAGCCGTGTGGAAGGAAAGATGTAAGCTAAGCTGTACCAAGATAGAAAAACATGATCAAAAGCAAATGTACAGGTTGGAGGTGGGTCTCACGGGCGATTCATTTGTCAGGCGCAGTTATGGTTTAACACCGGCAGCTGACGTGGTCGGTAACCTGCGCTAACAGCAGACTGGACATCAGTCTGGTGGCCGTGTCGCACATCGATGATGTCATGTCTAACGTGCGAGATCTagatgtgctgctgttgtgtctgtAATGAGCTACAGAGCCAGAAGGCCAAAATGTCACCTTTGTATTATAGTGTAGAAACAGATactgaaattaaattaatgcaGCTCAGTTGTTTtcattcagggttttttttttttttgtacgttgtcttttttttttaaactttgttaTCAATAATGTACATATTAATTTGATAACATACTTAACATAAAGGACACATCACTATCGTAGATTCGTTAGAGTATATACATGATCTAAATGACAGCGATACATGTAAATAACAACCTCTCCCTCCTGCATCATCGGATTTCAATGAACACTGAACTCCTGCAGATCTGAGCTGTGTGTTCGGTGGACTGTGGCTGAAAGTTGCTGTTAAAGTTGAAAGCTAAAAAGTGactaaaaagaaaaggaggtttCATTTCATTCTGTATACAAGGCAGCTGCATATCAGCTTAGCTCAAATACCACCAGTGGTGCGAGTACTGCTAGCCTGCCTCTGGCAAGTTATCCCATAAATGTAAATGCAAATGCCCCTGAGTAGCTAATATGAGTGGCGGGTCCTCTGGTACAGTGCAATCCCAAATTCAGAGGAAACTATAGGTAAAAGTGTAGCAAAAGTTGTGAGTCAGGCGCAAAGATATCAGCGGTTGGTGGAGCCAGAACTTTGGATGCAAACATTCCGTTCCCGAGAAAGTGAATCAATTCTAAAACACTGCTCATAAAATTGAAGTCTGTTATGAGTGCTTATGTCATCATGCTTAAGTCGACGCTTGCTTCATCTTCGTGGGTTGTGGCCCGTTACACAAAGTCACAACAAGCTTACATAAGTGTTTGGAGTTGTTTGGACATCTATCTCATTACATTAGACAGAAGCAGGCTAGCAGGACACAGTCACTACAGCCAAGCATTTCATGTTGGATACAGAGAAAAGaggcaaacaacaacaaatgtaAGTCCATCCTTTTGAATCCTGAAAATTCTAATTGCTATGGTAACATGGTACTGTAAATATACCCCGTCCCAATAGAAGCGATAGAGGCTGCAATAACCAGTTTGAAAACAATGCGGGAAATATTCAGACATCCATTTAGTCCATCatacataaaaaacacaacctTCATATCTTATCTTTGTaatccccccaacacacacacacaggaatgaCTACTAATCAAAGTAGATGTGTGGTACTACAGTATTATGTGACTACTGATCAATCTAATCATAGCTTTCCTCTCACTGAAACTGCCAagttaaaatacacacacacacacatacacacacacactgaagagcTGAACAGTCAGAGGTGGTAGAGTATGGCTTTTCAGAGAACCTTTGCTTCCTTTGACCCAAAAGTCATGCCAGCCACAGCAAAGCGTACCGTGATTCATGAGTAGCAGTCCTAACTCTTGAAAGCTTCTGCGTGGCCAGTGTCAGCAAGCGGTGCGCAACGGTTTGGAGGTTTGGAACCACAGTACAGCgagttttgcctttttttttttatccagatcTGCTGAAGAAAAGTGTAACTGCATCGAATCCAAGCTGAATAAAATGTCTGCTGGAACACTGACGTTCAAAGCCCCTGCAGCCACCACCAGGACAACACCCGTCTCATCTGTGAGCGTTTCTTAATTAGTGTTGATGAGGCGCCTGTATGTCTACTCTCTATACATTTATTTACAACACGCAACACGTCTTGTACGCGACACAGGGGGTAAGCTCGGACCGAGACGGTTCACTGTACTCTCGCTACTTTGCTCCGATGTCAGTATCAGTAGAAATCAATGAAGCAGTCTGTCAgtattaaacaaatacatatTTACACGTCTTTCAACGGCACCCTCCCGATCCGAGAACGCTCCTTTGCAGACTGACCGAGCCGTTCGCCATCCTACAGGATATGTGTATTTCCTGGAGTGTCAGTGTGCGGTA
This window harbors:
- the arsa gene encoding arylsulfatase A → MDNAIIVSFISCVLLGSCTSSPPNFVLLFADDLGFGDLGCYGHPTSLTPNLDRLAAGGLRFTDFYCTSPVCSPSRASLLTGRYQTRSGVYPGVLYPGSRGGLPLNETTIAEVLKPLGYATAAVGKWHLGIGANGTFLPTRQGFDQYLGIPYSHDMGPCQNLTCFPPDVKCFGLCDVGTVTVPLMYNEVIKQQPVNFLDLENAYRDFASDFISTSAKKRQPFFLYFPSHHTHYPQFAGPGAAGMSLRGPFGDALLELDNTIGSLLETLEGTGVLNNTLILFTSDNGPELMRMSRGGNAGPLRCGKGTTYEGGMREPAIAYWRGIIQPGVTHEMASTLDILPTIASLAGAKLPQVMLDGVDMSNILFSQGKSKRETMMFYPTNPSETYGVFAIRLEKYKAHFYTQGASHSGTTPDQDCSIFASLTVHDPPLLFDLEADPSEHYPLSLDKRPDLQAVLGRIRKVKEQFEGSMVFGESQISKGTDPSLEPCCSPQCEPKPNCCHC